The Onthophagus taurus isolate NC chromosome 6, IU_Otau_3.0, whole genome shotgun sequence region caatataaaaaaattaaattaaactaaatcgactataataagagaacggtttgacggacATTTACATCATTGCATTCACCTTTAATCGTTCTTTTGATCGAGATGATGTTGACTATAATTGGTCAATTAATAAAGGAGATAATTtacttatttgattaattaattttttgtgttttattcaaaatccttaaatatttcgtaTCGGAAATTTCGACATAATTATTCAGCCAGACGCATGCTttcgtttgagatataaaacattaaaattggtCAAACCGTActttagttatagcgaatttaatcaaattaattttttcttattgggggctagacttccagtcggCAGATTCGCGTGGTCATTTCAACAGCCGTAaatttgaaatcgggcatttcgacaactGCATTCAGCCAGGCGAAAGCTATCGattgaaatataaaacattaaaatccgtcaaaccgttctcttattatagtcgatttagtttaaattaatttttttacattggGGGCTCGACTTCTAGTCGTTAGATTCGCGGCGTCATTTCAATAGCCGTACGCAGGTAATtactaaattttgaaattgggcATTTCCATCTTCGCATTTattgtagatcatactttcgatcgatatgttgatgactaaaattggtcaattagttaaggagataattgatgtgttttattaattcgctttttgtgttttaatcagaATTCTTAAATACTTCGAATCGAGCATTTCGACAACTGCATTCAGCCAGGCGAAAGCTATCGATTgacatataaaacattaaaatccgtcaaaccgttctcttattatagtcgatttagtttaaattaatttttttatattgggggctagactttcggGCGTTCATAAGTGCgtaaacaacgagccgaacacggtgtcattccgtgggctgtacaaggttaacgggagagaattgaaattGGGCagtttgtgatttcgatagaagaaactatgacgaatcgaatgacgtatagatcttgatcatcgggtacatcgtCTACGAGTTATCGCCACctaaaaaaggtcatttttgtgttattttcgtgtaccttcgcattattttggcgttttagcggaattcgagagagatttcgaatcgggcatttccactttcgtattggccaaggattaagctttcgaatgagacattgtttatcgaaatcggttgactggttctcttgttataatcaaaatactatacatgtaaaatcctatctaattgggggctagaaaaattggggactaacttcgcataggtgtGTTTGGAGCgcattaaataatattcttATGTGATACTGTCAAAACTGTAAAACTATATAGAAcatataggaaattttccggAAAAGTTATCTTTTAGTAGACGTAGATGGTTGCACAAGCATTTTCTTACGCAAAAACTGCGAAAACCGGGTGTAATTGCCGTATGCAAATATTTAcggcgtcataacttttttatatgatacAGACAAAACTCTGAGACCATAGAAGCTAtaggaattttttttctctatagagtggtatataactttagtagatCACCTAGTTACACAAGCATTCTCTTCCCCAAACAAGTGGGAATTAGTATTGTTCTAactattctattttatttattattctttactCTTTGTGTACATAATTCGCAATATGATTGAATTAAGAGATTTTTAGGGCTACAGATTTTGTGGACATGTTGACCAATTAGCATATATAATGTCTGCCTCTTTTTAAGCACAATATAAACAACGAGCTAATGACTTATTACCGGTTATCGCATAGCCAAATACAGTTACGATTTCTATTTCTATTTGATTCCATAACGTTGcatgattaatttaaagtttttattttttttaacgaatCATTAATCCCCAATAATATGTTTTCCATGTATATAATACAAATTTGTCATTTATTTGCTTCCAGAAATCATCCCAGCTATGTtagaaatggaaaaaaaatttgggaaAACTTTTCGTTTATATTTTGCGATCGAACCAAATGTTATGATGGGCGATTCTAAATCACTTGAATTTCTTTTAAGTTCAAATTCGATTATCGATAAATCAGCTACTTACGATTACTTTAATCGATGGTTAGGAACCGGACTGTTAACGAGTACAGGTAAATATtacaattcattttattctaCACTTAACTGTCTTTAAAATAGGTGAGAAATGGAGaaaataccgaaaaactttaaCACCAGCTTTTCACTTTCAAATATTAGAACAGTTTATGGacgtttttaattcaactactgatattttaatcgaaaaactttcgaaaaatattgataaaccTGATGTGGATATTTATCCTTTTATACAATTATGTGCTTTAGATGTTATTTGCGGtgcaaaatgaaacaaattcgttaatgaaacaaaataattatgcACATTTTTAGAATCATCAATGGGAACTTGTATAAACGCCCAGCTTGAATCCAACTCAAAATACgttaaaagtgttaaagagATGGCTCGAATCGTGATCGAACGTGGATTTTCACCGATACAAATGTTTGAAACTTTATACAAATTCACTTATAATTACTATTTGGAATTGCGTAGTTTAAAAGTGTTGCATAATTTTTCAATGGGAgttattcaaaatcgaaaatctTTACTAGAAAACGAAAAAGTCCAAGATGATATCGACgattttggaattaaaaaacgaTTAACTTTTCTCGATATACTTTTAAAGTCGAAAGTTGATGGAAAACCAATTCCCGATGTATGTATTCGTGAAGAAGTCGATACTTTCATGTTTGCTGGGCATGATACGACTTCTTCTGCGATTACTTTTACTTTATACTGTTTATCAAATCATCAAGAAATTCAGGTATTATGtcgaattataaattaactttcattttggaattaatttttatattttagcaaaaagttattgatgaactaaaagaaatttataataatgattGGAATAGACCGATTTGTTATCGTGACCTACAAAGTATGAAATATTTGGAATCCGTTATTAAAGAATCGCTTCGCTTGTACCCCCCTGTTCCTCTAATTGGGCGACAAGCTATTAACGACGTCGAAtacgataataaaataattccaaaaggAACGATgataaacgtttttatttacGGAGTACATAGAAACCCCGATTTCTTTCCAGACCCTTTAACGTTCAAGCCGGATAGATTTAAGTCTGAGAATACGATAAGCAATCAAAATCCATATGCTTACATTCCTTTTAGCGCCGGGACAAGAAACTGCAttggtaacaaaaaaatatcgatcGTTTTGAGTGGATAATaaactaattttcttttaatgaaTAGGTCAAAAGTTCGCTATGCTAGAGATAAAAGCAACCGTATCAAAAATTCTTCGTCATTTCGAGTTGTTTGAGACAAAACCTAGACATCAAGTTCAACTCACAGTCGAAAGCATATTGAAATCTAATAACGGAGTGAAAATGAGTATTAGGAAACGCAAACTGGAGTAAATAAGTTTTGAAAGCTTAAAGTTTATCTGGATTTATTGTAATCaccaaataaaattatgtattataatatagaaatcgatttttaatcaTCATAAATCACCCGAATTACATCTACTTTCACATTTTTAGCTTGCAAGACGAAACCTTAATCGTTTCAAGGTAAGAgacaattatttcaattaagcCGAAATGCAAACTGGATAATAAATCAGTGATAAGGAAGACGGCGTTCTACATTCTAGACAGGAATAAAGGTAGCCGAAATTAATCATAAGGTGGTGTTTGTTTCGATGTTTCTTCTTTCATAAGAATTGTTCGAGAATATGAAGAAGAGACTCTTGCAACAATGATCTTGAAAACCTCTATAGGGGCGTTATAAAATACCATCCGTGGACTAACAGGGTGGGCAGGTCGGACTCCTCGTAGTAGTGAAATGGGATGGTGGTACGGCGAATTAAAGATAATTATAAGAATCAAAGATAATAATGTAAAAGCAGCTAGTAGCATATTAACGTTAAGTCAAGAAGAAGAGCGTGCTGCGGATCTGACTACCAGCTAGCTCAAATTATATTCTGATGCGGGATATCTGGAAACAACGATAATTGCGGGAAAGGAAAAAAATGACGTTGAGAAATTAAAGCTACCATATCAACTAGTAGAGGATCACTGGAAAGCAATTAAATTAGCAATTGAGGAAGCAGCAATGGCGAAATATTCATAGAAATGATATATATAGCAAGAAGAACAAGAGAAAGAAGAACAGAATTTGAGAACGCCAGAAATAAACGGTAAAAATGTCCAGAAGCAGGGAAAGAGAAAATGGGAAAGACCtcatttgcaaaaattaaagaacaaaTATTTGTAGTGACGAAACTATAAATAGAAACGGACCCTCAAAAATTAagacattttgaaataattttgcaCACTGCTTGCAGTACAAGAGGATTATGAAATCAGACAAGATGCACTGAGGAGGAAGAAAGGACAGCCCCCCAACACCAGAAGATGTCGAACCAACAACCAATGGCCAAAAGAATAACaaggcaaaaaaaaaactaaaaaatctataaattaTTTGGTGAACTCATAAAATGTATCCatgcattttgaaaatctgctATTTACCGGGGAATATTTCTTCTGTACATCATTTATCAACGCCTACCACttgaagaaaatataattgGCGAATACCAAGCGGGCTTCAAACgtgaatttaaacaaatactaAACGTTTTACGTTAAAACGTTTATACGTTTTTACTCGTCGTCGTAGATTTCAAACTGGCTTATGATTCGATTGCGAGTTCCTGGAGTTACTTGGAGCCACACCAAAGCTCAAAAATCCGAGATGTGTTAAATGTGCTGGTGAACACTGGACCAGCGAATACACTAAAGCCAAAGAAATTCCGGCTAAATGTTTCAACTGTGGAGAAAATCATCAAACTACCGAGGATGCATTGTGATTAAGGAACTACAAGCCATCAGGAATAAGAAAacagtaaattaaaataaaataaagccaGGCGTCTGGTATGCCGAAAAAACGAGTAGTGAAACTGCAGAGAAAACTGTAAGTACATTAATCGATAAGAAGGCTGACAATAAATTAGATCTAATACAGgaaaaaatacttcaacaagaagaaacaataaaaacttcTAGATTTCATTGAAAGCAATTTAAACTAAGGAGcgattcaaaaaagaaatcaaaatgtctaaaaagcagcaactaaaaataatgctGTGGAATTCGAATGGTCTTCGACAGCATCAAAACTCACTACCAATAATACttcaagaaaacaatattgatttatatcttaactCCGAAACTCACTTTACATAGGAATCGTATCTAAACATCAATcattacaatatttatctCACAATTCACCCGAGTAATGCGGCTCAAGGTGGAAgtgcaattattattaaaaggaaTGAGGCTACTATTTGAACAATACAATTAGTATTGAACAACACCAAACTACAGTGGTAAAAGTTCAAATTGCTAATGGCTTAATATCTATAGCAGTAACGTACATACCACCGAGAATCTCAAAGAGAAGATTGTCAGGAAATTCTACTACATcttgaaaacaaatttattcttGGAGGAGACTTTAATACAAAACATATGTCTTGGGGGACAATGAAGtagaaaagttattaaaagacATACAAAACGCAGCCTGGGCCTCAACAccaattttaacaccaaaacctAAATCTAATACTTATCCTAAATTCATTGGAgacaaaattgcagaaaaacagaAAGCAAGAAAGAAATGGCAAACCAATAGAATTCCTagtgataaaactaaattaaataaaataacagccGAATTAAGAGCATTAACAAATATCcacaaagaaaacaatattcaaaattacttaaaagacCTTACTGACGATGCCAGTGCTGATTATTCTCTGTGGAAGGCAACAAGAAAGTTTAAAGTTCCAAAAACACATACACCTccaattcgaaataataatggaaattgAGCTAAGAGTTAATTTGTTTGCTGAACAtctgaaagaaacttttacatcAGACAGTCCAACAACAATGCTAAATAGTGTTCCTAGCATAATTCTAAGTGATTAGCAGAGTAATATACCATGTGTAAGAAAGAAAGAACtgtattatgaaatacaaaaactaaatgaagaAATCAGTATGATCAGGCTATGACCTAATGAATGGAGAAACATTGAAACTTCTAACAAAACGGGCGattacaaaactattacacataattaatgctgCTTTTTAACAGAAATACTTCCCAAGTATATGGAAATTTGctgtaataataatgataccaAAACCTTGTAAACCCCCCACAGATGTTACATCGTATAGGCCAATCTCATTATTAcacttattatcaaaactgcttgaaaaattactattaaaaagactaaaacctgtcatagaagaaaaagccCTAATACCAACACATCAATTTGAGTTTCGGAATAAACATGCAACAATAGACCAAGTACATAGAATAACGAATGCTATCGAAATAGcaatggaagaaaataaagtctgCTCCGCCGTATTTGGACATTGCACAAGCTTTCGACAAAGTCTGAttagattgtttaaattacaaactagaCCTAATACTACCATCAACGTATagtcaactattaaaatcgtatctttctgatcgatattttagggtaaaatacgaaaacgcTTACTCACCACTACATGAAATACAAGCCGAAGTTCCTTAAGGAAGTGTGCTTGGCCCAacactgtacagggtgtcccaatttcgatgtccgcataggctatctccaaaactaaaagagatagaaaaaaagtagcttacatgtcatgatctcgtttttcgagaaaatgctaatgccgaaaactccgaacagctatcgtcttttgttttcgccctatcgggaaaaactgaaaattttgcaaaaacgacaatcgcgaatatttcacttattatcaaagatggtgtattataaataaaacattatatgggcaactttttacgaagaattcagtggcgtaggtagaatttttttcccatcttttattttcgagattttagacgtaactttattttttaaaatggaaaccatagttggctatgacttaaaataatttgttattttcttctgataacaaatatatatagtttgtggggtatatttcttatagttattgaataattaacaaaaattcattttgttccatctaaatctaatgtatgtatttaaaagttaatgttgctatggtgataaccatacatactatgatggaatataatgtatcaattttgtttgttctttctaaaactattgtatgtatttaaaacttaatgttgttatggtgataaccataccatgagggaaagcattgtttccaattattgccaatgTTTCtagcaaggacagtagaatctaacaggactgctacatccattgtatttttgtagtcgactacgagttggttgcccgcactctacgtcacactatttgccacgcctgataactgtctatgtttttagaggttatatgatagacattaatacgtctaaaaacataaaacttcaaaactaatatgaatacgtctaggatataacctctaaaaacacacagcaaacgcatagaccataacaacagctaggcgtggaaaatggtgtgacgtagtttgcgggtaggctgtcacaacaatggatgtagcagtcctgttagattctactgtccttgagtttgtagtagtatttaaaaattcactatcaactctggcattatgtgctggtgctccgtcatattgaaaatatatcatttgagacatatttagtggcaaattgtcgtccaaaggctcaatgtgctgccttaatatattgaggtatttccctgagtttaagtttttatggtagatactatatgccaaaattctattatctaaaagggcacaccatacattgaaccccaatcttctttgaacactcagagacttcatcggtccagattacattttgaacaaacagcagattatttaatttttttaaatatcatctacaaaattctaatcttcgattgacatctccggcacgtaaataatgagttagccccgctttgtatggtttatacttatttttctttcatattcgggagcagcgtcttttgggtcagacgtcttgttgcaatttctcttgcaggtcattttggtatgtttttgtatgtggtttggggaaggaccaaatatctattaaattttctgctgaccggctgaaggttcgtacgtgcggttgtcttctttctggatatcttgcaaaataaaattccgcggctaacgtcgcattcttatctgataacatatagcattccatcatgttacatttttcataattttcgaaattcattgtaaagttttattcagttttgttatactttgacacttaacacgCTGGtgcataatgccagagttgatatcgaatttttaaatacaaactttggcaattatttaatacattatgttccatcatagtatgtatggttatcaccatagcaacattaacttttaaatacatacattagttttagacagaacaaaatgaatttttgttaattattcaataaccataagaaatataccctacaaactatatatatttgttatcagaagaaaataacaaattattttaagtcatagccaactatggtttccatttaaaaaaataaagttacgtctaaaatctcgaaaataaaagatgggaaaaaaattctacctacgccactgaattcttcgtaaaaagtagcccatataatgttttacttataatacttcatctttgataataagtgagatatttgcgaatgtcgttttcgcaaaattttcagtttttgccgatagggcgaaaacaaaagacgatagctgttcggagttttcggtattagcattttctcgaaaaacgagatcatgacatgtaagctactttttttctatctcttttagtttcggagatagcctatgcggacatcgaaattgggacacctgtacttACTCTACATATTCGACTTTCTTCAAGtaccagaaactttaacagcTCAATAGAAAACTGGACCAAATGACggctaataaaactaaatacaaataaatcgacattcataaactttacttataagaaagtaaactatgtcagtacacataaatggcaatgtatGTATGTCGCAAAATATCTTGGTATGACGCTGGATGCCAAACTCAAATGGAAATCTcacgtaaaaaaaaaacgtgaggaacttgatatcaaatttagacacCTACATTGGCTTATTGGCAGAAAATCAACGCTATCACTAAGAAATAAGTTGCTGATATGCAATAATAACAAGcaagtattaaaaccaaaatggacATACGGAATCCAACTGTGGGGTTCTACCTGCAAGACAAATACATGTCtaatgttaaatataaaaaaaatttaaaattccgaaggatgaaatttatttgttctCAACTACCGGTTTCGGAAAAAGTTTCCGTCATCAGGTTGTTGCTACAAAACAtcagtaaaaatttttttaatttacaaaaacataaaCATGAGATAATTGTTTACTGTCAATTAATAGCGGCTGCGTGGTATAATAATTTCGGATGTTAAGATTTACCACTTTTGAATTTCTCTCAGCATTGTtaaatttacaagaaaatgtCACGATAAACTTACACGTTAAATTTAtgttagaaattaaaaactcgAACAAGATCAAAAATATCTTATATCTACAACTGTCGAAAAGGAACTGGTATGTGCAACTTTTGGATTATTCTACAATTGAAGATTTTCGGAAACAGGTTTAGATGAGATGACAGGTTAGATGAGAGAGGGAAACCTGATGACGGAAACTTTTTCCGAAACCGGTAGTTGagaacaaataaatttcattcttcggaattttaaaatttttttatttttaacattactgACCGAAGTCAACAATGGAGTCCTTTATCAAACAAATGCAAGTCTGATTCAAAGATTCCAGAACAAAGTACTAAGGTGCATAGTGAATGAGCCCTGGTATATAAAAAACATCGACCTCCATCGCGACTTGAAAGTTACATTGGTGTCATCAGAAATTGCATCATACGCATCTAAACATGAGAAGAGAATGCAAGATCATCCCAACATCGAGGCCATTCAGCTTCTCGACAACGAGGATGTCCTGCGTCGTCTTCAGAGGGTGAAGCCGTTCGATaaatatgacaatatttatctatattatgGGTGAATGAGACTGTACCACTGAGACAAGCTGCAAAACATTATCTAGTTTAATTTGGcgttaaaaataagtaactaattagtatgtatttactaggtgttataaaattgttctatggataatatagaaaaaaatatataagttaATCAGAATGATGAAAGTAAAAATGGAAGATGCAATAGATGCAGTGCGAATCTAAAACTAATAACAGATATCTTTAATATCTCGGCAACCTTGAAACAAGGAGACGAGCTGTCCCCACCCTTTCAATCAGGCTCTAGAATAGATAGTAAGACAGGCAGACATCGGAAAGAGAAACCTGCTAATCAATAAGACCCTACAACCGATTGCGTGTGTAGTTGACATTAACATCATGAGCTGTACGTATTTATAGCTAAATGTATCGGCGTGGAAATTAATTAGAGGAAAACAAAAACACTAATACAACGAGGGATAAAGGAGACGCGCGCATTATattagaaaacaatttttcagaCAGTGGATCATCTCATATACCGACTGAATGTACTGAATGTGAAGTTAGcacctcatttttttaaaacttcaaataataataataataataataatatttattggcACAACCCACATACTTTACATATATAACatcagaaagaaaataaacaaaaaaaaaattacaaaaacaatatatattaCAATAGAACGGGGTTGCAACCAAATGGACTGCGTTTGGCTCGTAACATAGTCACGATCCACTCCTCCACGCAGCCcggaaaaaaaagaaaaactataGATATATAACAATATAGATGGATTAAGCTAAATACCTCAAACAACTTGAATTCACATTCAAATTTCTCTTGAATTCACATTGCACCCCATTGAGTTCTATAGTTCTCtaccatttttaataatagttcCGCAAAAATAGgcaaaaaaatcgatatcgaCTTTTTGGGGTGCTAAGTTCACAAAATGAGAtcacaaaatttgcaataactattaaacGAATGCaggtatcaaaaaatgttatcaagaTGTCTTTTAGAAAGATGTCTGGTGAGGTGATATCCAGAACTCCTATCAAAACTCCCGGAactgttcaaaattttcaaccCTCCGGGACATTTACGAAATCTCAATGTGAACACTTAAAATCGCGCacaatttcttaaatattagttttacggcATTCAGCCttaatcattaataataataataataaactttatttccaTTTCCAAAACaagtatatatatgtatacaaacagatatatactatacatatatacaaacaaacaataaaaaactaaaacaatatacatagaaaagaaaattggcGATGTTTCGTCTGACGCAAAATTGCACAAGACGCTtttcaaacataacctttacattacattaaacaaaaaaaaagaagcacAATTGATCAAATGaactcaaaaataaactcaaacaacaaaagaacaacggtaaattaaattttccctaaccttaaaaaagagaaaaaaaaaaacaaaaatataatattatatgaaATGCAGACCCATCATCGAACGCAGcagaaaaaaaagagaaacaaCAGTTCACTGGTACATTGAATAATTCACTGAAAT contains the following coding sequences:
- the LOC111422571 gene encoding cytochrome P450 4d2-like isoform X1, whose amino-acid sequence is MILIMLTVCLLITSGVLLVIWYYYHVKNERYLSQFPGPKPLPLVGNALPFSSAEKIIPAMLEMEKKFGKTFRLYFAIEPNVMMGDSKSLEFLLSSNSIIDKSATYDYFNRWLGTGLLTSTGEKWRKYRKTLTPAFHFQILEQFMDVFNSTTDILIEKLSKNIDKPDVDIYPFIQLCALDVICESSMGTCINAQLESNSKYVKSVKEMARIVIERGFSPIQMFETLYKFTYNYYLELRSLKVLHNFSMGVIQNRKSLLENEKVQDDIDDFGIKKRLTFLDILLKSKVDGKPIPDVCIREEVDTFMFAGHDTTSSAITFTLYCLSNHQEIQQKVIDELKEIYNNDWNRPICYRDLQSMKYLESVIKESLRLYPPVPLIGRQAINDVEYDNKIIPKGTMINVFIYGVHRNPDFFPDPLTFKPDRFKSENTISNQNPYAYIPFSAGTRNCIGQKFAMLEIKATVSKILRHFELFETKPRHQVQLTVESILKSNNGVKMSIRKRKLE
- the LOC111422571 gene encoding cytochrome P450 4d2-like isoform X2 is translated as MLEMEKKFGKTFRLYFAIEPNVMMGDSKSLEFLLSSNSIIDKSATYDYFNRWLGTGLLTSTGEKWRKYRKTLTPAFHFQILEQFMDVFNSTTDILIEKLSKNIDKPDVDIYPFIQLCALDVICESSMGTCINAQLESNSKYVKSVKEMARIVIERGFSPIQMFETLYKFTYNYYLELRSLKVLHNFSMGVIQNRKSLLENEKVQDDIDDFGIKKRLTFLDILLKSKVDGKPIPDVCIREEVDTFMFAGHDTTSSAITFTLYCLSNHQEIQQKVIDELKEIYNNDWNRPICYRDLQSMKYLESVIKESLRLYPPVPLIGRQAINDVEYDNKIIPKGTMINVFIYGVHRNPDFFPDPLTFKPDRFKSENTISNQNPYAYIPFSAGTRNCIGQKFAMLEIKATVSKILRHFELFETKPRHQVQLTVESILKSNNGVKMSIRKRKLE